Proteins from one Chiloscyllium punctatum isolate Juve2018m chromosome 4, sChiPun1.3, whole genome shotgun sequence genomic window:
- the LOC140475897 gene encoding uncharacterized protein yields the protein MWSKAGRSHENSIFPEVQEVLTATVKAVNEDSTLNNYLPVANGEVNETATSKIQIKFEGTVIPKPELQISNINVTSSTLNGTNGTTTSATTPSPTSTPNTTSTPNPTSTPNTTSTPNITSTSNTISTPNTSTPNTTSTSNTSTPNTISTPNITSTPSITSTPSTTSTPNTTSTLNTTSTLNTTSTLNTTSTPNTTSTPNTTSTPNTTSIPNTTSTPNTTSTPNTLTLNTTSTPNITSTPNITSTPNTTSTPNTTSTPNTTSTPNTTSTPNTTSTPNTALTPNTTSTPNITSTPNITLTPNTTSTPNITSTPNITLTPNTTSTPNITSTPNTTLTPNITSTPNITSTPNITLTPNTTLTPNTTSTPNTTSTPNITLTPNTTSTPNITSTPNITSTPNITSTPNITLTPNITSTPNITSTPNITLTPNTTSTPNTTSTPNITSTPNITSTPNITLTPNITLTPNITSTPNITSTPNITLTPNTTSTPNITLTPNITLTPNITSTPNTTSTPNTTSTPNTTSTPNIASTPNPTSTVTSQSTLTTTPTIAPTDPPSESNESSSESSDSSSGSNDSPVGCSGWGIGRRRCRNRGNRRWWRRPRWGGRRRWRWRGRWGRRRRWGRRRRWRSRSRNRRGISGNAFAEAITPTTHRFLRNTEE from the exons ATGTGGTCAAAAGCAG GAAGATCACATGAAAATTCTATTTTCCCAGAGGTACAGGAAGTACTAACTGCAACGGTTAAAGCGGTGAATGAAGATTCTACACTTAATAACTACCTTCCTGTGGCAAATGGTGAAGTAAAT GAAACTGCTACCTCTAAAATCCAGATCAAATTTGAAGGCACTGTAATTCCAAAGCCTGAGCTGCAAATTAGTAACATCAACGTGACATCATCCACATTGAATGGGACCAACGGAACAACAACTTCAGCAACGACTCCGAGCCCAACATCGACACCAAACACAACATCGACACCAAACCCAACATCGACACCAAACACAACATCCACACCAAACATAACATCCACATCAAACACAATATCGACACCAAACACATCGACACCAAACACAACATCCACATCAAACACATCGACACCAAACACAATATCGACACCAAACATAACATCGACACCAAGCATAACATCGACACCAAGCACAACATCCACACCAAACACAACATCGACACTAAACACAACATCGACACTAAACACAACATCGACACTAAACACAACATCCACACCAAACACAACATCCACACCAAACACAACATCCACACCAAACACAACATCCATACCTAACACAACATCCACACCAAACACAACATCCACACCAAACACATTGACACTAAACACAACATCGACACCAAACATAACATCAACACCAAACATAACATCGACACCAAACACAACATCCACACCAAACACAACATCCACACCAAACACAACATCCACACCAAACACAACATCCACACCAAACACAACATCCACACCAAACACAGCATTGACACCAAACACAACATCCACACCAAACATAACATCGACACCAAACATAACATTGACACCAAACACAACATCGACACCAAACATAACATCGACACCAAACATAACATTGACACCAAACACAACATCGACACCAAACATAACATCGACACCAAACACAACATTGACACCAAACATAACATCGACACCTAACATAACATCCACACCAAACATAACATTGACACCAAACACAACATTGACACCAAACACAACATCGACACCAAACACAACATCGACACCAAACATAACATTGACACCAAACACAACATCGACACCAAACATAACATCGACACCAAACATAACATCGACACCTAACATAACATCCACACCAAACATAACATTGACACCAAACATAACATCCACACCAAACATAACATCGACACCAAACATAACATTGACACCAAACACAACATCGACACCAAACACAACATCGACACCAAACATAACATCGACACCAAACATAACATCCACACCAAACATAACATTGACACCAAACATAACATTGACACCAAACATAACATCCACACCAAACATAACATCGACACCAAACATAACATTGACACCAAACACAACATCGACACCAAACATAACATTGACACCAAACATAACATTGACACCAAACATAACATCCACACCAAACACAACATCGACACCAAACACAACATCGACACCAAACACAACATCCACACCAAACATAGCATCCACACCAAACCCAACATCGACTGTAACCTCACAGAGCACACTAACAACAACGCCAACAATAGCTCCCACAGACCCACCATCAGAAAGCAATGAATCGTCATCGGAAAGCAGTGACTCCTCGTCGGGAAGCAATGACTCACCAGTGGGATGCAGTGGTTGG GGAATTGGCAGACGACGTTGCAGGAATAGAGGGAACAGACGATGGTGGCGCCGGCCCCGGTGGGGCGGCAGAAgaaggtggagatggagagggagatggggacggaGACGGAGATGGGGACGGAGACGGAGATGGAGATCTAGGTCCCGCAATAGGAGAGGGATATCTGGCAATGCATTTGCAGAAGCAATTACACCCACAACTCACAG